A DNA window from Anas acuta chromosome 4, bAnaAcu1.1, whole genome shotgun sequence contains the following coding sequences:
- the LOC137855300 gene encoding uncharacterized protein has product MWEVILAMPQTLEKVLNIMMEDLPLCNWCTAVSENTCIRRLAMLAQNHISEEDFGNPVHLQSYLKHPSPEMRLVVLKGLCTVSERPEKARKLQVLLPDILEALQDTNTDVVMKALLVLKNVMAHVERRKASGPALQLAEKLLPLFDHVSVLREPEPSAGPPVTRAALQPGPVGSTQAGPSQSPRQPRRWGALLGHGWCGWWRKWGGWRAACDGNRLHCPSRAPGLAAAPEQLLWEGSSAEASHSAASSQVQEHSICLFQAVVEAVLRQRKKKMKSTVHRSLLPLYFHTRDQSESVAKASGEALAVAAEFLRCKELKRLAQTEQMWRIGECLLQQDRGRVEEYLQQSQPYLKATQTLLRLEAVRFIGLAARYCKDQSEEKLNEILSVLQPSEKDPEPMVRSLAVQTTLILTSRHDAMPRRRFPLPWCC; this is encoded by the exons ATGTGGGAGGTGATCCTGGCCATGCCGCAGACCTTGGAGAAGGTTCTAAACATCATGATGGAAGACTTGCCGCTGTGCAACTGGTGCACCGCTGTCAGCGAAAACACCTGCATCCGTCGCTTGGCT ATGCTGGCCCAGAATCACATTTCTGAGGAGGACTTTGGTAACCCAGTGCACCTCCAGAGCTACCTGAAGCACCCAAGCCCAGAGATGCGCTTGGTGGTTCTGAAAGGGCTCTGCACCGTGTCAGAGAGACCTGAGAAG GCAAGAAAACTTCAGGTCCTGCTGCCAGACATCCTGGAGGCCCTGCAGGACACCAACACAGACGTGGTGATGAAGGCCCTGCTTGTGCTGAAAAACGTGATGGCTCATGTGGAGAGGAGGAAGGCCAGTGGCCCggctctgcagctggctgagaagcTCCTGCCACTCTTTGACCACGTAAGTGTGCTGCGGGAGCCCGAGCCCTCAGCTGGGCCCCCTGTAACGAGGGCTGCCCTTCAGCCCGGCCCTGTGGGCAGCACTCAGGCAGGGCCTTCCCAGTCTCCTCGTCAGCCCAGGcgctggggagctctgcttggGCATGGCTGGTGCGGCTGGTGGCGAAAGTGGGGTGGCTGGCGGGCAGCCTGCGATGGCAACCGATTGCACTGCCCTTCACGGGCACCAGGCCTTGCAGCTgcccctgagcagctcctctgggaagGATCCAGCGCTGAAGCATCTCACAGTGCT gcGTCCAGCCAGGTGCAGGAGCACTCCATCTGCCTCTTCCAAGCCGTGGTGGAGGCTGTGCTGcggcaaaggaagaagaaaatgaagagcacCGTGCACAGGAGCCTTCTCCCACTCTACTTTCACACGAGAGACCAGAGTGAGAGCGTAGCAAAG GCCTCTGGGGAAGCTCTTGCCGTGGCTGCAGAGTTTCTGCGATGCAAAGAGCTCAAGCGCTTGGCCCAGACAGAACAGATGTGGAGGATCGGCGAGTGCTTG ctgcagcaggacagaggcagaGTAGAAGaatacctgcagcagagccagccctaCCTGAAGGCCACTCAGACCCTTTTGCGACTTGAGGCCGTCAGATTCATTG GTCTTGCTGCTCGCTACTGCAAGGACCAGAGCGAGGAGAAGCTGAATGAAATCCTCAGTG tccTCCAGCCTTCAGAGAAAGACCCGGAACCCATGGTCCGTTCCCTGGCAGTTCAAACCACCCTGATCCTGACGTCAAGGCATGACGCAATGCCAAGACGGAGATTTCCACTGCCGTGGTGCTGCTAG